From a single Arachis hypogaea cultivar Tifrunner chromosome 3, arahy.Tifrunner.gnm2.J5K5, whole genome shotgun sequence genomic region:
- the LOC112791131 gene encoding probable pectinesterase/pectinesterase inhibitor 51: protein MSTTKSKPIFLFFKTPTCAMASLISLLSLSLLLFFTLSSATRHHHNNNNNHNSHTPSTPTPTPIAAVSPAIQQACKGTRFPQQCESTLSQSTTLPPNPTSLQLLQSAISASSNNLKTAQSMVKSILDTSSDSRNRTVAATTCLEELANSDHRLSQANDALTRDKTKDARAWLTAALVYQYDCWNGLKYANDTSKVGETMSFIDNLTQLSSNALSMAFSYDAYGKDPATWKPPATERDGFWEATGSSGGGSVPGFPTGLKPDATVCKDGSNGCYKTVQEAVNAAPSNGNGGKRFVIYIKEGVYEETVRVPLEKTNLVFLGDGMGKTVITGSANAGQPGMTTYNSATVAVLGDGFMAKDLTIQNTAGPDAHQAVAFRLDSDLSIIENCEFIGNQDTLYAHSLRQFYKSCRIIGNVDFIFGNSAAIFQDSQVLVAPRQVKPEKGENNAVTAHGRTDPAQSTGFVFQNCLINGTEEYMKLYNSNPKVHKNYLGRPWKEYSRTVFLNCFLEALITPQGWMPWTGDFALKTLYYGEFENKGPGSDLSQRVSWSSKVPSEHVFAYSVQNFIQGDEYIQ, encoded by the exons ATGTCCACAACCAAATCTAAACCCATATTCTTGTTCTTCAAAACCCCAACTTGTGCCATGGCCTCCCTCATttcccttctctccctctccctcctaCTCTTCTTCACCCTCTCCTCCGCCACGCGCcaccaccacaacaacaacaacaaccacaattCCCACACTCCCTCCACCCCCACACCCACCCCCATTGCCGCCGTCTCACCCGCAATCCAACAAGCCTGCAAGGGCACGCGATTTCCCCAGCAATGCGAGTCCACTCTCTCCCAATCCACCACTCTCCCGCCCAACCCAACCTCACTCCAGCTCCTCCAATCTGCCATCTCCGCCTCCTCCAACAACCTTAAAACCGCCCAGTCCATGGTCAAGTCCATCCTCGACACCTCTTCCGACAGCCGCAACCGCACCGTCGCCGCCACCACATGCCTCGAGGAACTCGCCAACTCCGACCACCGCCTATCCCAAGCCAACGATGCCCTGACACGTGACAAGACCAAGGACGCCCGCGCCTGGCTTACCGCCGCCCTTGTCTACCAGTACGACTGCTGGAATGGCCTCAAGTACGCCAACGACACATCCAAGGTCGGCGAAACGATGTCGTTTATCGACAACCTCACCCAACTCTCAAGCAACGCGCTCTCCATGGCCTTCTCCTACGACGCCTACGGGAAAGACCCGGCGACGTGGAAGCCTCCGGCGACAGAGCGCGACGGGTTCTGGGAAGCGACAGGATCTTCGGGCGGAGGTTCCGTACCAGGGTTCCCGACGGGCCTGAAGCCGGACGCTACGGTGTGCAAGGATGGCAGCAATGGGTGTTACAAGACGGTACAGGAAGCGGTTAACGCGGCGCCGAGTAACGGTAACGGCGGAAAGAGGTTCGTGATATACATTAAGGAAGGGGTATATGAAGAGACCGTCAGAGTTCCGTTAGAGAAGACGAATTTGGTGTTCTTGGGCGACGGCATGGGGAAAACGGTAATTACTGGCTCTGCTAACGCTGGCCAGCCCGGCATGACCACTTACAACTCTGCTACAGTCG CGGTTCTTGGGGATGGGTTCATGGCGAAGGATCTCACAATACAGAACACTGCTGGGCCTGATGCTCACCAAGCAGTGGCCTTCAGACTAGACAGCGATCTCTCAATCATTGAGAACTGTGAATTCATAGGCAACCAAGACACTCTCTATGCTCATTCCCTGCGCCAGTTCTACAAATCGTGCCGGATTATCGGGAACGTAGATTTCATCTTCGGCAACTCGGCCGCCATCTTCCAAGACAGCCAAGTCTTGGTGGCTCCAAGGCAAGTGAAGCCAGAGAAGGGGGAGAACAACGCTGTGACGGCGCACGGCAGGACAGATCCTGCACAGTCAACCGGGTTTGTGTTCCAGAACTGCCTGATCAATGGCACCGAGGAATACATGAAGTTGTATAATAGCAATCCCAAAGTGCATAAGAACTACTTGGGTAGGCCTTGGAAAGAGTACTCTAGAACAGTTTTCCTGAATTGCTTCTTGGAAGCATTGATCACACCCCAGGGTTGGATGCCATGGACTGGTGACTTTGCTCTCAAGACACTCTACTATGGAGAATTTGAGAATAAGGGACCTGGTTCTGATTTGTCTCAGAGGGTATCCTGGAGTAGCAAGGTCCCCTCGGAGCATGTTTTTGCTTATTCAGTGCAGAATTTCATCCAAGGAGATGAGTATATTCAATAA